A single window of Cydia splendana chromosome 13, ilCydSple1.2, whole genome shotgun sequence DNA harbors:
- the LOC134796261 gene encoding probable RNA 3'-terminal phosphate cyclase-like protein, producing MPATVQNDTLIYKGSNFFRQRLLLSTLSGRSVRIEEIRSTHDDPGLREYEVSLIRLLDKVTNGTRVELSETGTSVFYQPGILIGGQVTHNCSTQRGIGYYLEVLLALGPFCKEPLNAVLQGVTHHELDVSVDKVKAAALPILLKFILVDDGLELKVVRRGAPPLGGGEVVFRCPVRRGVRPLQWTSWGLVKRIRGVVYALRVSPTMANRVVEAAKGVMLKFLPDVYINTDQCRGPNAGKSPGFGISLVAETNEKTFYCAESKSLEVGSGETSLPEDLGRECAQKLLDEIYRGGCVDSALQWLVALWMALGQKDVSVCVVGPLSDYTITFLQHLKEFFGVMFKLEVLRADDDDDSDDETSTAQRVKMTCVGIGYVNISKRTL from the exons ATGCCGGCTACAGTACAAAATGACACTCTTATATACAAAGGAAGTAATTTCTTCCGGCAGCGGTTGCTGTTATCCACTCTAAGTGGTCGTTCCGTGAGGATAGAAGAGATCCGGAGTACACACGACGATCCTGGTTTGCGGGAGTACGAAGTGAGCTTGATAAGACTGCTGGACAAAGTGACGAACGGTACCAGAGTGGAGTTGAGCGAAACGGGCACCTCTGTGTTTTACCAGCCGGGAATTTTGATCGGAGGACAGGTCACACATAATTGTAGCACACAAAGAGGCATAG GTTACTATTTAGAAGTACTGCTAGCACTAGGCCCATTCTGCAAGGAACCACTGAATGCTGTACTGCAAGGAGTGACCCACCATGAGCTGGATGTATCGGTAGACAAGGTGAAGGCAGCAGCGTTGCCAATATTGCTCAAGTTTATATTGGTGGACGATGGACTGGAACTGAAGGTGGTTAGGAGAG GAGCGCCACCTCTCGGCGGCGGCGAGGTGGTATTCCGCTGTCCCGTGCGGCGCGGCGTGCGTCCGCTACAGTGGACCAGCTGGGGGCTCGTCAAGAGGATCCGCGGTGTCGTTTACGCGCTGCGCGTGTCGCCCACCATGGCCAACAGGGTGGTTGAGGCAGCTAAAGGG GTAATGCTCAAATTCCTGCCCGACGTGTACATCAACACAGACCAGTGTCGCGGCCCCAACGCGGGCAAGAGCCCCGGCTTCGGCATCAGCTTGGTGGCCGAGACTAATGAAAAAACTTTCTACTGTGCTGAATCG AAATCATTGGAAGTTGGCAGCGGCGAGACGTCGCTACCCGAGGACTTAGGTCGCGAGTGTGCCCAGAAACTATTGGACGAGATCTATCGCGGCGGCTGTGTGGACTCGGCCTTACAGTGGCTCGTGGCGCTGTGGATGGCGCTGGGACAGAAGGATGTCAGTGTGTGTGTG GTGGGTCCCCTCTCCGACTACACCATCACCTTCCTCCAACACCTGAAAGAGTTCTTCGGCGTAATGTTCAAGCTGGAAGTGTTACGagccgatgatgatgatgacagtgACGATGAGACGTCGACGGCGCAGCGCGTTAAGATGACGTGTGTCGGTATCGGATATGTTAATATTAGTAAGAGGACGTTGTAG